The sequence taattacacagcatggtcctaaagctatgcatcagtaacctttattatcaggatgggaggcctcacatcaaggccaagagacagggagttagagactgacaaaaaccagatactgggagtcaaggcaggctggagacaaggaggaggattttcacagggattcagtatctaaggattactcctcctggtgtatgatgtgctggcatttaaacaatagTGGGctccaaaccaaaatggagtcacatgtgctaacttttccttaacacacaATCAGGACACAGCCTATCATGCCCAAATCTTATTTCCTTACCCAGAGACATCTTCGGGTACACTTACTATATAGATTAACATATTATGACATATATTCATACATAGTAATATCGATTATCTATTCCCTAAAACCATTACCCTTGGCCCAACTTATGACTTCCATGTCCTGCAGTGTACCCTGCAGTTACCGGTCTGTTCCAGACCGATGGTAAACATATTTAATTCAGTTCCCTATTGAGTTCCCCAAAGTCAAGCACAAACAACGCCCCCCCAAATAATAGACTCAAtcaaattaatgaaaaaaaacacactgtaGCAAGCTAGCAAACTGGCCTTATGGGCTAGAGCTCCCCACTTAATTGCGGGAACTGGGACAAACTGATGGGTGGGATTTCAGTGACATTTGAAGAGATGTGTAACTTGTGAAATCTTCAAATACGTGATAAAagctgaaatgtgtaactttgCGGAGCAGACGTTCTGCATAAGGTGCATGCAACATCACTGCTTCCAAAAAACTGGTATCCTATCATACAAATGATTGCAAATGAAAGCTTGGTCAAACAATTGACTACACAATTGATCAACAACCAGTGTGAATCACTCCTTCCTCTCACCTTCAGTGTTTAGAGACAATGAAGGCACCCATGGAAATAATTCTCCTGAGCAAAAGTGCCGTTGAAGTTTCCAAGCCTTCAGCATTAAAGAAATGAATGgaaatttttagttttgtttttctcattGTGCTCCAAAGAAGGATTCAGGGAAATGGTAAATGCTGTTTCAAAACTGCTACAATCCAAAGACACAGACCTATCCAAAGCAGCAGGATTACTTCCCAAATCCACTGATCTTGTAGCTACATTTCCAATTGAATTCAAGGAAGCCAAACATTTAACAAGTAAATGATCAGGACAATGGGGCAGAGAAATCAAGTGTGAGGAAAGTGCTTGAGAAAGGCAGAAAGACAGGGGAGCAGCTGATTTAGTGGCATACCAGGGAGGAGAGCAACCAGGAGCTCCAAGGGAGATGAGCTGAGGGAAGGCAGAATTTTTCCCTGAACAACTGCCCAAAAGAGTGAAATGGAGGGGCGGATGGCCTGTGAGGGGCAGGGCAAATGGCAGCCCCCCTTGTCCTCTCAGGGCAGGGAATATGGAGGGGCTGATGGCGTGTgagaggagagtgggggaaaGGCCCCCTTATCCTGGAGTGGGGAAATGGGTGACAGGGTGAGGAGGGGATTGGCGATTGGGGAGAGAGCATTactgggctggagaaggggctgCATAATGAGTTCATGGTTGGAATGGGGCTTGATGGAGTAGGAGGAGAATGGATGGATGTGGGGTTGGCTTTGGCTGTTCCTAGGAGGATGTATGTTGTGGCTGCAGAATATACCTGGGGGCGGTGGGAGATTCCCTGGAACTGTGGGGAGATCTGGCTGCTTTGTTTAAGTTgcacaataaaataaattgtttctaATCCAGGTAATGGAAAGACTACAAGTTCACTCGCCCATGTGCCGAACAGTACACCCTTGGTGGTGTCGATCCACAATAGTACGTGTGGAATTTTGGTTCCTTATAGCACAGGCATCTCCATGTCTGTCaagctggcacctttcacaagaaCTAACGTCTCtttgagaaaaaaatatcagTGTCAAATCCTGACCGAAAGCAAGTCAGTGCCAGTCTCCTGACTCATGCATTACACCATTTACCCCAGCTCTGAGATGGGCGATTGCTGAATGTTGCGAAACATCTTGTGAATTGGGTTACCCCTAAATCCAGGACACTGCACCAGTCGCTGCAGAAATACTTCAAATCATTCATCCTTTAAGTCTTTTCCATTTGTGCTGGTCGAGCTAAAATGTGTAACAATGTGATCAACGGTGATTCCCAATTGATTATCTGTCCTCCAGAGCTTTTACCCACTGGGTTATAAACATTGCTGCACTGTGTGCCTGACAGAGAGAGGgaatgctgctgcccaggctgttCAGGCTCTGCTTCCTCAGGAGTCAAGGATGAACACTCAGCTGCTACTTTCGTGGCTTTGGTAAGTGCGCTGATCACACTGGAGTTATTTCACGGACAGGGACAGGCAGTCTCAACTGCTTGGAACGTTTAATCTGTAACCAATGAGACCTGCACATTCTTATGATCAGCATCGTTATTCGTTGTTGTATATAGGACCCAAACTCCTCGGAAGACAGGTCCCTCCCTTGTGGTGCTTGCAATCTGATGGCCCAGATGGTGCAAACATTACCCTTGTAGCACGGAATTTTCCATGAGTGAAGAACCCAAATCCCAGTGAAAGCCAGCTTGTGTTTTCAGCTCCCTGTGGCACTTTGTCGTAAGTACCATTGACTTGCCTGGGGCTGTGTATGGTAAGAAGGAGCCTCAGCATGGCCATATCGCGTCCCAGCTGTGGTCTATCTAGACCCATAACCTGACTGACAGTCACTAGCACCAGACACTTAACAGGAAGGGGTGCAGTTAACCCTGCATTGGCAAATACTGAATAATCTGACCATAGTTTCTAGACAATCGGAGAGTGTGTGTAACCTCTGAAAGGGTGACTTGCACTCCCTGCATTTCCTGCAGCTTCTGGAGGCATGATGCTTGCTTGGCATATAACACCCTCTGGAGTGTCTGCTCGGATACCATAAGTAGGAAAATGGAGCTGTTTGTCTTTGCTCCAACAAAATGTAATATCAATGAGGGTTTTGCTGGCTAAGGGCCTCTTGGGCCCGTTCACGTCCCTAGGAGTTGTACATAGAACTGAGGATAGGGGTTTTCACAGTAAACTTTGCATATGGCAAAACTCCCGGTTGAGGAATGCTGCCTCTCTCCACAGGGCTGGATCTCACCCAGTGTGAGCAAAGGAGGCATCTAGAATGAAGATAGGACAGAGCTAACATTCACAGAGTTCAGAGGCTCCTTTTCTTTTCGGCCCCTTCCCCTCCAATAATAACATACATAATCATGTACAACAGCGAGGGCATCCTTGTTTACAGCTAAAACACAGCAGAGCTGGATTGTGTTCCCTGTTCGACCACAGCCTCCTTGTGTGGCTTTGGACAAGTCCCTGTCAGTCATCACTGAGTAGTTTCTATGAACGCTTCTCAGCCCATGGACCATTCACAATACACATCATTGTTCTCCTCTCACAGGATTTTTAAATAGCTAAACCATTTACTTTTTTATCATGGATCCAAGCTAAAGTGTTGAGATATGGATCCAGACTGAAATCTTGTTCCAAAATGTACGAGTGTTCTGATCCAGTGTTTTGGTTCAGGTCCACTCTGCTTTTCTTATGTTCCCTTTAATAATGAGTTCATAGAAGTCTTCATATGACAAGCTCCACCAAGGGGAGAGGGTGTGGTCTAGTCTAGTGAAGGGGCACTCTGCTGAGAGCCTGGAGACCTGACTTCTGTCACTGATCTCCTGCGTTACCCTGAACAAGTTGCTTACCTgttttgtgtttcagtttccccCTCAGTTAAATGAGGATCTACATCCTCCTTCTGATGAGTGTCAATGGGCGTTGAATCAGACCCACTGATACTTGTGCTcttttgtaaatcactttgagattTATAAATGCAAAGCTCTATATAAGAACAGGATATTATTAGTAATGGGATATTATAACTGATCTGGGGATGTGTGAGTACCACCAGGGTTTTTAATCAAGGTACTGACTCCAACCTGTCTGAAGAGCGGGGGCAGAATGGGCCATATTTTCTGTCATGCTGTCACATATTTTCAATCATGTTGCTTTTAATTGTAGGGGATGTGGTTTAAGAAACTGATCAGAACCTCCCCAGTGCATCATGCCAACCTGCAATGAAAGCAACATCAGTCCTGCAAGATTCCTCCTGGCAGGCATCCCAGGGCTGGAAGCTGATGGCCCCTGGATCTCCATCCCTTTCTGTTCCATATACCTTATTGCAATTCTAGGAAACAGTCTGATTCTGTTTGTGATCAAGACAGAGCACAGTCTTCATCAGCCCATGTACATGTTCCTTTCTCTGTTGTCTGTCACTGACCTTGGCTTATCTGTTTCCACCTTGCCAACTATGCTCAGCGTCTTCCTGTTTAACACCAGAGAAATTGTCATTGATGTCTGTCTGACCCAACTTTTGTTTATTCAAACTTTCTCCATGATGGAATCATCCGTACTATTAGCCATGGCATTTGACCGCTTTGTTGCAATACGCCACCCGCTGAGATACGCTTCGACTTTAACCAGTGCAAGGATAGGAAACATAGGGCTGGCGATAATAATCAGGGCTAGTGGTCTGAATATCCCAGCTGTCATTCTTCTCAAGAGGTGGCCATACAGCAAGATTCAACCACTCTCTTATTCATATTGTTTGCATCAAGATGTGATGAAGATGGCCTGCACAGACACTACACCCAGCAGCTTCTATGGTTTGTTTATTCTCTTTTCTTCTCTGGGATTAGACTCAGTGCTCATTGTCTTGTCTTACATCATGATCCTTCAGACTCTATTGAGTATTACGTCCTGGCAAGAGCGTCTCAAGGCTCTAAACACTTGTGTCTCCCACATCTGCGTCACCCTGCTTTTCTACACCCCGCTGATCAGTTTGTCGATGATTCAAAGGTTCAAGAAACAGGCTCTCCCTCAGAGTCAGATTCTTCTGTCTTatctccacctcctcttccccccggTGCTCAATCCCATTGTATACAGCATGAAAACCAAAGAGATTCGTAAACGGATCATGAAGATCTTTCAAAACTATTCCACTAACAGACTCCAATgcgggctgtcataaatataaagggaagggtaaatccctttaaaatccctcctggccagggaaaaatcctctcacctgtaaagggttaagaagctaaaggtaacctcgctggcacctgaccaaaatgaccaatgaggagacaagatactttcaaaagctgggaggagggagagaaacaaaggttctgtgtgtctgtcggtatactgctttgctggggatagaccaggaatggagtcttagaacttttagtaagcaatctagctaggtatgtgttagattatgatttctttaaatggctgagaaaagaactgtgctgaatagaatgactatttctgtctgtgtgtcttttttgtaacttaaggttttgc is a genomic window of Lepidochelys kempii isolate rLepKem1 chromosome 1, rLepKem1.hap2, whole genome shotgun sequence containing:
- the LOC140905588 gene encoding olfactory receptor 51G2-like; its protein translation is MPTCNESNISPARFLLAGIPGLEADGPWISIPFCSIYLIAILGNSLILFVIKTEHSLHQPMYMFLSLLSVTDLGLSVSTLPTMLSVFLFNTREIVIDVCLTQLLFIQTFSMMESSVLLAMAFDRFVAIRHPLRYASTLTSARIGNIGLAIIIRASGLNIPAVILLKRWPYSKIQPLSYSYCLHQDVMKMACTDTTPSSFYGLFILFSSLGLDSVLIVLSYIMILQTLLSITSWQERLKALNTCVSHICVTLLFYTPLISLSMIQRFKKQALPQSQILLSYLHLLFPPVLNPIVYSMKTKEIRKRIMKIFQNYSTNRLQCGLS